A single genomic interval of Malania oleifera isolate guangnan ecotype guangnan chromosome 13, ASM2987363v1, whole genome shotgun sequence harbors:
- the LOC131146704 gene encoding uncharacterized protein LOC131146704, which produces MADVEAGHIITEVESSLEGRRWDGVSKFRKGIIFDTKDDLMHSVRVHHAQTHHNFKVVQSTPTTWMVKCNAYESCVWQLCATQRRKHGMFEITQYRRPHTCINETLSQDHLQLKSSLVANEIVEIIKSDGGASIAALQAHIRSKYQYHVSYRKWMHAMCETNPSTKVKWAWTEILDANNTTILTCVFWSFAASIEGFCHYPPVLYVDEMHLYGKYKDRHVGILAAICQNDDWQQPRAHHRFCLHHFVSNFNQRVHNTMLKQMVEIAGALCDIYDGLHPSPP; this is translated from the exons ATGGCCGATGTCGAAGCCGGTCATATCATAACTGAAGTTGAAAGTTCACTCGAGGGCAGACGATGGGATGGTGTCTCGAAATTTAGGAAAGGTATTATTTTTGACACGAAGGATGACCTCATGCACTCCGTGCGCGTCCACCATGCGCAAACTCACCACAATTTTAAGGTGGTGCAATCCACTCCAACAACGTGGATGGTTAAGTGCAATGCATACGAGAGCTGTGTTTGGCAGTTGTGTGCAACTCAACGCAGAAAGCATGGGATGTTTGAAATTACACAATATAGAAGGCCACATACATGCATAAATGAGACTCTCTCGCAAGACCACCTGCAACTGAAGTCCAGCTTAGTAGCAAATGAAATCGTAGAAATTATCAAAAGTGATGGCGGTGCTTCCATTGCAGCTTTGCAAGCACACATAAGGTCAAAGTACCAGTACCATGTATCATATAGAAAG TGGATGCATGCTATGTGTGAAACAAATCCTAGTACAAAGGTGAAGTGGGCATGGACAGAAATCCTTGATGCTAACAACACTACTATTTTGACATGTGTGTTCTGGTCATTCGCAGCATCAATAGAGGGATTTTGTCATTATCCTCCAGTTCTCTATGTGGACGAAATGCACTTGTATGGCAAATATAAAG ATAGACATGTTGGTATTCTTGCTGCCATTTGTCAGAACGATGACTGGCAACAGCCGCGTGCGCACCATCGGTTTTGCTTGCATCATTTTGTTAGCAACTTCAATCAAAGGGTGCACAATACAATGCTCAAGCAGATGGTTGAGATAGCTG GAGCATTATGTGACATATACGATGGACTTCATCCCAGTCCTCCATGA